The following proteins are encoded in a genomic region of Streptomyces sp. NBC_01723:
- the bagH gene encoding bagremycin/ferroverdin biosynthesis o-aminophenol oxidase BagH/FevF, with protein sequence MVPVRKNHLNMTAREKRRFIRALLRVKETGVYDELVRIHIQINSGDYLDKDGGVGKRWGHMSPGLFPWHRQYLLVLERALQRFDPTVTIPYWDWTKDQSPDSPLWADDFMGGNGRPGDRRVMTGPFARCNGWKLNVSVVPVGEEHPAFNGHYTADDRDYLVRDFGTTNPVLPTTKELEDTLALPTYDTPPYNYTSGYGTETQSLRNHLEGYAKFPYEANLGKLHGAGHTWVGGHMLYIGSPNDPIFFMHHSFLDRAWSIWQKQHPDVPQYLPVEEHPDVPSLHTKLAPWYTMTPADLLDHTKFYRYE encoded by the coding sequence ATGGTTCCCGTCCGCAAGAACCACCTCAACATGACCGCCCGGGAGAAGAGACGTTTCATCCGCGCGCTGCTGCGGGTCAAGGAGACAGGCGTCTACGACGAGCTGGTCCGTATACACATACAGATCAACTCGGGTGACTACCTGGACAAGGACGGCGGGGTCGGCAAGCGCTGGGGTCACATGAGCCCGGGCCTGTTCCCGTGGCACCGCCAGTACCTGCTGGTCCTGGAGCGCGCGTTGCAGCGGTTCGATCCGACCGTCACCATCCCGTACTGGGACTGGACCAAGGACCAGAGCCCCGACTCGCCCCTGTGGGCCGACGACTTCATGGGCGGCAACGGCCGGCCCGGCGACCGAAGGGTCATGACCGGCCCCTTCGCCCGCTGCAACGGCTGGAAGCTCAACGTCAGCGTGGTGCCGGTCGGCGAGGAGCACCCGGCGTTCAACGGCCACTACACCGCTGACGACCGGGACTACCTGGTCCGCGACTTCGGCACCACCAACCCCGTCCTGCCGACGACGAAGGAGTTGGAGGACACCCTCGCCCTCCCGACGTACGACACACCGCCCTACAACTACACCTCGGGGTACGGCACCGAGACGCAGTCCCTGCGCAACCACCTGGAGGGGTACGCGAAGTTCCCCTACGAGGCCAACCTGGGCAAACTGCACGGCGCGGGCCACACCTGGGTGGGCGGCCACATGCTGTACATAGGGTCGCCGAACGACCCCATCTTCTTCATGCACCACTCTTTCCTCGACCGGGCCTGGTCGATCTGGCAGAAGCAGCACCCGGACGTTCCGCAGTACTTGCCGGTGGAAGAGCACCCGGACGTCCCCTCGCTGCACACGAAACTCGCGCCGTGGTACACGATGACACCGGCCGATCTGCTGGACCACACGAAGTTCTATCGCTACGAATAG
- the bagZ gene encoding bagremycin/ferroverdin biosynthesis copper chaperon BagZ/FevE — protein sequence MKRRDVMKGVAGAVAVAAAPAAVIHAGNTWADSHADAPVARAAAEESGDLYTEQYKGRTITVSKSSEKVHIDGKELHLMKLGEGAYLSSMCHYRFEPTPLAAGRQAVDELRGANLLPSGGHHQV from the coding sequence GTGAAACGACGTGACGTGATGAAGGGCGTGGCGGGCGCCGTCGCGGTCGCGGCGGCGCCCGCCGCCGTCATCCACGCGGGCAACACCTGGGCGGACTCGCACGCGGACGCGCCCGTCGCCCGGGCGGCCGCGGAAGAGTCGGGGGACCTGTACACCGAGCAGTACAAGGGCCGCACGATCACCGTGTCGAAGAGCTCCGAGAAGGTGCACATCGACGGCAAGGAACTGCACCTCATGAAGCTGGGCGAGGGCGCCTACCTCAGCTCGATGTGCCACTACCGGTTCGAGCCCACCCCGCTGGCCGCCGGCCGGCAGGCCGTCGACGAGCTGCGCGGGGCGAACCTGCTGCCCTCCGGCGGCCACCACCAGGTCTGA
- the bagG gene encoding bagremycin/ferroverdin biosynthesis FAD-dependent oxygenase BagG/FevA2, which yields MTTGKSIEKPAAAELSDRLRGRVLLPGDHDFAPELDGFNQITEHAPDLLAVVAGAEDVRAAVSFAAARGMPVAVQATGHGPSTAADGGLLISTRRMRGVRVDPEARTARVEGGTQWFEVVAAAAEHGLAPLNGSSPLTGVIGYTLGGGLGLMARKYGYAADHVTALEIVTPDGQSHRATSDQDTDLFWAARGGKGNFGVVTALEFGLFPVERLYGGGLFFAGEAAAEVLHAWREWTAAVPEELTSSLALLRLPDVESIPPFLRGRLIVHVRIAYLGSAEDGDKLAAPLRAAGPLVADTLADMPYTRCGEIHNDPTEPIPYSERSLMLRELDEAAVRALLELAGPGADCIDLAVELRQLGGAVGRPPRTPNAVDHRDAAFALSTLSLPDNRPPLVVDGLAAWGTGRRYLNFLASPDTADLAESGYEPATFARLAGIKARVDPDNLFRFNHNIAPRPQRV from the coding sequence ATGACGACAGGCAAGAGCATCGAGAAGCCGGCCGCGGCGGAGCTCTCCGACCGGCTCCGGGGCCGGGTCCTGCTGCCGGGAGACCACGACTTCGCCCCGGAGCTGGACGGGTTCAACCAGATCACCGAGCACGCTCCGGACCTGCTGGCGGTCGTGGCGGGGGCCGAGGACGTGCGCGCGGCCGTCTCCTTCGCCGCCGCCCGCGGGATGCCGGTCGCGGTCCAGGCCACCGGCCACGGTCCGTCGACCGCCGCGGACGGCGGACTGCTGATCAGCACCCGCAGGATGCGCGGCGTACGCGTCGATCCGGAGGCGCGGACGGCCCGGGTCGAGGGCGGCACGCAGTGGTTCGAGGTGGTCGCGGCGGCCGCCGAGCACGGCCTCGCCCCGCTCAACGGCTCCTCCCCGCTGACCGGGGTGATCGGCTACACGCTCGGCGGCGGCCTCGGGCTGATGGCCCGCAAGTACGGCTACGCCGCCGACCACGTCACCGCCCTGGAGATCGTCACGCCCGACGGGCAGTCGCACCGGGCCACCTCCGACCAGGACACCGACCTCTTCTGGGCAGCGCGCGGCGGCAAGGGCAACTTCGGCGTCGTCACCGCCCTCGAGTTCGGCCTCTTCCCGGTGGAGCGGCTGTACGGCGGCGGGCTGTTCTTCGCCGGCGAGGCCGCCGCCGAGGTGCTGCACGCCTGGCGCGAGTGGACCGCGGCCGTGCCGGAAGAGCTCACCTCCTCGCTGGCCCTGCTGCGGCTGCCGGACGTCGAGTCGATCCCGCCCTTCCTGCGGGGCCGGCTGATCGTGCACGTCCGGATCGCCTACCTGGGCTCGGCCGAGGACGGCGACAAGCTGGCCGCGCCGCTGCGCGCCGCCGGTCCACTGGTCGCCGACACACTGGCCGACATGCCGTACACGAGGTGCGGGGAGATCCACAACGACCCCACCGAGCCGATCCCCTACAGCGAGCGGTCGCTGATGCTCCGCGAGCTGGACGAGGCGGCCGTGCGCGCGCTGCTGGAGCTGGCGGGACCGGGCGCCGACTGCATCGACCTGGCCGTGGAACTGAGGCAGTTGGGCGGCGCGGTCGGCCGGCCGCCGAGGACGCCCAACGCCGTCGACCACCGGGACGCCGCCTTCGCGCTGTCGACGCTCTCGCTGCCCGACAACCGGCCCCCTCTCGTGGTGGACGGCCTGGCGGCGTGGGGCACCGGGCGGCGCTATCTCAACTTCCTGGCCAGTCCCGACACCGCGGACCTCGCCGAGAGCGGCTACGAACCGGCCACCTTCGCCCGGCTGGCCGGGATCAAGGCCCGCGTCGATCCGGACAATCTCTTCCGGTTCAACCACAACATCGCGCCGCGTCCCCAGCGGGTCTGA
- the bagF gene encoding phospho-2-dehydro-3-deoxyheptonate aldolase BagF/FevY, translating to MVIVMAPHATASDLAAVVARVESAGGEAFVSRGTSRTVVGLVGDIEQFGTLSLGALRGVAEVVRISVPYKLISRESHPDRSVVRVGGAPIGPGAPTLIAGPCAVETPEQTLRAALMARAAGATILRGGAFKPRTSPYAFQGLGEDGLRILADVRAETGLPVVTEVVDAHDVELVASYADMLQIGTRNAQNFALLQAVGDVGRPVMLKRGMSGTIEEWLMAAEYVAQRGNLDIVLCERGIRTFETATRNTLDIAAVPLVQRLSHLPVIVDPSHSGGRRDLVLPLTRAALAVGADGVIVDVHPDPATALCDGPQALVREDLAELGAAMRGERAGGHRVLDGVASLP from the coding sequence ATGGTGATCGTGATGGCGCCGCACGCCACGGCGTCGGACCTCGCCGCGGTCGTCGCGCGGGTCGAGTCGGCGGGCGGCGAGGCCTTCGTCAGCCGTGGGACGAGCCGTACCGTCGTCGGACTGGTCGGTGACATCGAGCAGTTCGGCACGCTCAGCCTCGGCGCCCTGCGCGGGGTCGCCGAGGTGGTGCGCATCTCGGTGCCGTACAAGCTGATCAGCAGGGAGAGTCACCCGGACCGCTCGGTGGTCCGGGTGGGCGGGGCGCCGATCGGCCCCGGCGCGCCGACGCTGATCGCGGGGCCCTGCGCGGTGGAGACGCCGGAGCAGACGCTGCGGGCGGCGCTGATGGCCCGGGCGGCCGGCGCGACCATCCTGCGGGGCGGTGCCTTCAAGCCCAGGACCTCCCCCTACGCCTTCCAGGGGCTGGGAGAGGACGGGCTGAGAATCCTCGCCGACGTGCGCGCCGAGACCGGCCTGCCGGTCGTGACCGAGGTGGTGGACGCCCACGACGTCGAACTGGTCGCCTCGTACGCCGACATGCTGCAGATCGGCACCCGCAACGCGCAGAACTTCGCGCTGCTGCAGGCCGTCGGCGATGTCGGCAGGCCGGTCATGCTCAAACGGGGGATGTCCGGGACCATCGAGGAGTGGCTGATGGCCGCCGAGTACGTGGCGCAGCGCGGGAATCTCGACATCGTGCTGTGCGAACGCGGCATCCGGACGTTCGAGACGGCCACGCGCAACACCCTGGACATCGCCGCCGTGCCCCTCGTCCAGCGGCTGTCGCACCTGCCCGTCATCGTCGACCCCTCGCACTCGGGCGGGCGGCGCGACCTCGTGCTTCCGCTGACCCGGGCGGCGCTGGCCGTCGGCGCCGACGGGGTCATCGTGGACGTGCACCCCGACCCGGCGACCGCGCTGTGCGACGGGCCGCAGGCGCTCGTCCGCGAGGACCTGGCGGAACTCGGCGCGGCGATGCGCGGCGAGCGGGCCGGAGGGCACCGGGTCCTCGACGGCGTCGCCTCCCTCCCGTAA
- the bagE gene encoding bagremycin/ferroverdin synthetase BagE/FevW: MTVALDTESAASGRAPGALPAIGDWKTFDELRALQRERIGPTLRHALDSPFYAERLEAGQELSTVGLTGKSDLRDSYPFGMLGVPRERLASYHESSGSTGNPTPAYFTEAEWTDLADRFVRKTVPLGPQDTMLVRIPYGLVLAGHMAHWAAMRGGATVVPGDCRSLAVPYARVVRVLRDLEVTLTWSTPSECLLWVAAAKAAGVPVGSFTSLRALYVAGEPMSNARRRRIEEIWGVPVIEEYGCTEVGPLGSDCPYGRMHFWADRVLPEIYDPETGEIAAEGAGQLVITPLYREAMPLVRYNLEDLVELRYEDCPCGWKLPTVRVMGRLGHGYTVAGRRIGQIQVEEMVYRLPASHGVLFWRARAEPDRLVVEFEAPGPDGAAAAVSLAASVEAELGVPCVAGAVPEGTLVPTALLAEQLDAMKPRKLFGPDEDWGQAVVRG, translated from the coding sequence CCGGGCGCTCCAGCGGGAGCGGATCGGGCCGACGCTGCGGCACGCCCTCGACTCGCCGTTCTACGCCGAGCGTCTGGAGGCCGGGCAGGAGCTGTCCACGGTGGGCCTCACCGGGAAGTCGGACCTGCGCGACAGCTACCCCTTCGGCATGCTGGGCGTGCCCAGGGAGCGGCTGGCCTCCTACCACGAGTCCAGCGGCAGCACCGGCAACCCGACCCCCGCCTACTTCACCGAGGCGGAGTGGACCGACCTGGCCGACCGGTTCGTCCGCAAGACGGTCCCGCTCGGTCCGCAGGACACCATGCTGGTGCGTATCCCCTACGGACTGGTGCTCGCCGGGCACATGGCCCACTGGGCCGCCATGCGGGGCGGCGCGACCGTCGTCCCGGGGGACTGCCGCTCGCTCGCGGTGCCCTATGCCCGGGTCGTGCGCGTGCTGCGCGACCTCGAGGTGACGCTGACCTGGTCGACGCCGAGCGAGTGCCTGCTGTGGGTCGCGGCGGCCAAGGCGGCCGGCGTCCCCGTCGGCTCCTTCACGTCACTGCGGGCGCTGTACGTGGCGGGCGAGCCCATGAGCAACGCGCGCCGCCGCCGGATCGAGGAGATCTGGGGCGTCCCGGTGATCGAGGAGTACGGCTGCACGGAGGTCGGTCCGCTGGGCAGCGACTGCCCGTACGGCCGGATGCACTTCTGGGCCGACCGGGTGCTGCCGGAGATCTACGACCCCGAGACCGGGGAGATCGCCGCCGAGGGCGCCGGGCAGCTGGTGATCACCCCGCTGTACCGCGAGGCGATGCCGCTGGTGCGCTACAACCTGGAAGACCTGGTGGAACTGCGGTACGAGGACTGCCCCTGCGGGTGGAAACTCCCCACCGTGCGGGTCATGGGCCGGCTCGGCCACGGCTACACGGTCGCCGGGCGGCGGATCGGGCAGATCCAGGTGGAGGAGATGGTCTACCGGCTGCCCGCCTCGCACGGCGTGCTGTTCTGGCGGGCCAGGGCCGAACCGGACCGCCTGGTCGTCGAGTTCGAGGCGCCCGGCCCGGACGGCGCGGCGGCCGCCGTGTCACTCGCCGCGTCCGTCGAGGCGGAGCTGGGGGTGCCCTGTGTGGCCGGCGCGGTGCCGGAGGGCACGCTGGTGCCGACCGCGTTGCTGGCGGAGCAACTGGACGCCATGAAGCCGCGCAAGCTGTTCGGGCCCGACGAGGACTGGGGGCAGGCCGTTGTCCGGGGGTGA